GTATGGGTTCGTCAATCTTGAAGAAAAAGATATGTTTTTAAGCTTAATCAAAGTTACTGGAATAGGTCCTAAATCAGCTTTAGCTATTTTAGCTTCTAGCACGCCAAATGAAGTGGCAATTGCTATTGAAAATGAAAATGAAGCTTATTTAACGAAGTTTCCTGGTATTGGTAAAAAAACTGCAAGACAAATCATATTAGATTTAAAAGGGAAATTAATTATAACTGAAGAGTCAGAGTTATTCCCTGAAAGTAATCATTCAGATTATGATTTGTTAGATGAAGCTTTACTAGCATTAGAAGCTTTAGGATATTCTAAGCGCGAAATAAGCAGAGTTAAAAAAGGGTTAGAAAAAGAATCGTTTGATACAGTTGATGCATGTGTTAAAAGAGGTTTAGCATTACTTATTCAGTAAATGAGGTGATTTTTTGGATGAGCGATTAATGGATGAACATGAGCATGATGAAGATATTCAAAGTGAATTGTCATTAAGACCTGACACTTTAAACCAATATATAGGTCAGCATAATATAAAGTCTAACTTAGATATATTTATTAGAGCAGCAAAATTAAGAGAAGAACCATTAGACCATTGTTTACTTTATGGTCCCCCAGGGCTTGGTAAAACAACTTTAGCACATATTATTTCAAACGAGATGGACGTTAACTTGCGTACAGCAAGTGGGCCTTCTATTGAAAGACCAGGTGATTTAGCGGCGATACTTTCTGCTTTACAACCTGGTGATGTACTTTTTATAGATGAAATACATCGTCTCAGTAGAGTAGTTGAAGAAGTGTTATATCCGGCAATGGAAGATTTCTTCTTAGATATTGTTGTTGGTAAAGGTGAAGAAGCGAGAAGTATTAGGATTGATTTACCGCCATTTACGTTAGTAGGCGCAACTACTAGAGTAGGTAGTTTATCAGCGCCTTTAAGAGATCGTTTCGGTGTGCATTTGAGATTAGAATATTATGATGATGAAAGTTTAAAAGAAATCATTAAACGTACTGCTGAAGTCTTTAATATTGAGATTGATGATAAAAGTACGAATGAACTATCTAAACGTAGTAGAGGTACGCCTCGTATTGCAAACAGGTTGTTGCGTAGAGTTCGTGATTTTGCTCAAGTAGAAGGCAAGCAATCTATATCAATGGATATAACAAAACATGCGCTTGATTTGTTACAAGTAGATAAAGAAGGGCTGGACCACATAGATTATAAAATTATGCACTGTATATTAAATAATTATAAAGGTGGACCAGTTGGATTAGATGCAATAGCTGCGACTATAGGAGAAGAGCGTATAACGTTAGAAGATGTTTACGAACCTTATTTAATTCAAAAAGGATTTATAGAAAGAACACCTCGTGGTCGTCGTGCTACAGCAATCAGTTACGACCACTTCGAATTTAAAAAGGATTAGGAAAGAGGAACAGTTTGTGAATATTGAAGATTTCGATTTTGATTTACCTGAATCGTTAATTGCACAAACACCACTGTTAGATAGAGAAAGCAGTAGGTTGCTTAAATGTAATAA
This portion of the Mammaliicoccus vitulinus genome encodes:
- the ruvA gene encoding Holliday junction branch migration protein RuvA, with translation MYAYIKGKVSQLYPSHIVVEANGIGYEIQTPNSYRFQSQLEQETQVYTQLIVREDAQLLYGFVNLEEKDMFLSLIKVTGIGPKSALAILASSTPNEVAIAIENENEAYLTKFPGIGKKTARQIILDLKGKLIITEESELFPESNHSDYDLLDEALLALEALGYSKREISRVKKGLEKESFDTVDACVKRGLALLIQ
- the ruvB gene encoding Holliday junction branch migration DNA helicase RuvB — encoded protein: MDEHEHDEDIQSELSLRPDTLNQYIGQHNIKSNLDIFIRAAKLREEPLDHCLLYGPPGLGKTTLAHIISNEMDVNLRTASGPSIERPGDLAAILSALQPGDVLFIDEIHRLSRVVEEVLYPAMEDFFLDIVVGKGEEARSIRIDLPPFTLVGATTRVGSLSAPLRDRFGVHLRLEYYDDESLKEIIKRTAEVFNIEIDDKSTNELSKRSRGTPRIANRLLRRVRDFAQVEGKQSISMDITKHALDLLQVDKEGLDHIDYKIMHCILNNYKGGPVGLDAIAATIGEERITLEDVYEPYLIQKGFIERTPRGRRATAISYDHFEFKKD